tttccctcaaaatttGTCCAAattattgtaaattattttcctctctttctctaaTGCAAGTATTCCAGAAGGATTTGAGCACTACAGTAAAACTTCTGGCTCCTTTCACCTTCATCATCACAcactcagcctgtctgcactCGGGAAAAGACCATTTGTTTTTCCCCACTGCAGTAAACACCCATGACATTCTTCCAGTTATTCATCTTCCTTCTGCTCCCATCTTTCACAGaattatctttatttaaaatggaagcaaaatgCTTATTGGTTTTGTAAACATTGCCAGAATTCCCTCAGTCCGTGTGCCCTCCTCACTGCATGGCAGCCCTGTTTCTTTTGTGCTGGCTGAAGTAACTGCTGCTAGCTGCCATTACCCATCTTCTGTATTTCCTCATCTCGAAGACAAGACTTTCTCAGGAGAGTGATTCTCCTCACTGTTACTGATaggttttctgtttccagtgaCCTTAGTTACCAAAGTTCCAGGAGATCTTCTGTGACGCCCTTCCCCTTTGCTTATGATACAATGTCCAGATCATTTTTGCTGCTCTGGCGTAAAGAGGTCTAATCTTTCCTTTGTATCCAAGTCCTTGAGCCcttcagccttttatttttttttctcatttggtCTCTTTCCCCTTTTGACTTAGAATGCCTttttataaattacattttacccatctattaattttaaactgcatctgtgaaacaattttcttttccctatgACCTTAGTAGCCCTACAATAGACTCACTACTTACAAAGCtaaaccaccaccacctcctgtTGACCTGGTGGCTGGCAAAGAGCTGCTCCTCCATCGCACCCAGCACggctcagccccaggcaccaCTCGTGGTATCCCCTCTCACCTTTGTatctgggaaagcagcagctactgCCCGAGCAGCAGCgatttgtttctttgtattccaaatgccttttttcaTATGCAAATGTAGCTTTGCAGCTTATAGAAAGCTCTGCGCAAACCCGTGCTTGCAGCTGAGGGTGTCCATCCTTGGCCAATGTCACCATCAGGCTCCCGGTTCTATCCCTGACAGTTTTCCTGCAGTGGTTCTGAGCCAGACGCTTTGGGTCTGTTCCCTCTTTCTGTGCGCTCAGCGTTCAGTGCTACCCAGCGGCCTTTACTGGGCTCTGTCTGCCCGGGACACAGCGGCcacttttccctctctcctagCCCCCTCTGTTTGACGCCTGGGCAGGTTTCCTTCCTCCGTTTTGCTGCTCCGGCCCCTGCCTTGTGCTGGCAAGTGTTTTCAAGTGCTTCACATTGCCCAGTGCCTGCTTCCAGGTTGGCACAGCcctcccatccccaccccccttgcCATCACCTGCCGTTGTTCCTTAACCATTGTCATACCCACTTCCCACTCGattccccccacacacaccttgTGCTACCACCGAGCTGGGAAGGCACAGACCTctcccagcctcctcctcctcccctagTTCCAATTCTCCTCTCTGCAGTCCCAGCTGTCCTGATTTCAGTCGGCTCCTGCTCTGGGTGGTTGTTGCGAAGGGCTTgtcagggaagggaaaagggaaaagaagggagaaaggaaaagggaaaagggaaaagggaaaagaagagagaaaggaaaagggaaaagaagggaaaagaaaaaaaaagggaaaagaagtgaaaagggaaaagaagggaaaagcagggaaaagggaaaagaaggggaaagggaaaagggaagctTTCCGGAGGTGGATGGAGGCGTGCGGCTGCAGGTGTGCTCCCCTCCcggggagcagggctggtgtAGCCCGGCGGGTGACAGCCAGGGAGGTGACAGCCAGGGAGGTGACACCGGCTGCCTGCGTCTGGGCCAGTCCGGCGGGGCTCCGCGCGGAGACCGGCCGGGAGGCtggggcggccgccggcgggcgCTGGCGGTGCTTGGCACCGCGGAGCGTGGCGGTCACCCCCCCGCGACCCCGTCTATTTCCAGGCTTCTCACGGTGCCCAGAAGCGCCCCGTTCCCGGCATCCCCCGCCCcgtccccccgccgccgctAACGCGGCCGGTGCCCGCTGCACCCCCCGTCCGTTCGGCcctgcccggcggggcggggctgggggcggggcgcggcggcgggcgggcgcgctGAGTGgccgccgggggcgggggcggggctcggggcgggggcgggggcgagAAAagcggcggggggagcggcggggccggggcagcggcggcggcgggcgcggggcggcgaGCGGCGATGCGCCTGACGCAGGGCATGTGCACCATCGCCGAGTGCGCGCCCGGCGGGGAgggctgccccgccgcccggccccgcctcGTCAAGATCGCCGTGGTGGGGGGCAGCGGCGTGGGCAAGACAGGtgagggggggggcggcgggcgggggtgCGCGCGGGGCGGCGGAGCGCGGCTAACGGTTGCCTGTCTGTGCCTGCCCGCAGCGCTGGTGGTGCGGTTCCTCACCCGGCGGTTCATCGGCGACTACGAGAGGAACGCAGGTAGGCGGGCGGCGCCGCTGGGTTGCTGCCGGGCTCGGGGCGGGGGTGCCGCCGGGGGCTGGGCTGCGGCGCGGTGGGGTGCGGGCGGGCCCTGGGGCCAGCGGGCGGGAGGCGGTGCCGGGCCGGTGTGCGGGGGCGCGGCCGGGGCCGCTGCAGGGCGGCCGGTCCCCGCCGGCTgtgcccccccgccgccccctgcccgctcGGCCGGGCACTGCagcgccgcccccccggcccctggGCCGCTCGGCTGCGCCGCTCGCCTCGGCAGCGCTCGGTGCGGTGGACGTGTCCCTCCTTGGAGAACTCTCCTGGCCGAAACTAATGGGGCTTGTGCCTAAAAACATTCCGTAAACCCAGCGCTGCATTCCTCTTGGCAGCCCGAGTGGCAGCGGCTAAGGGATCTAGGCAGCGTAAGGGGCAAAATGTGGAGACAATGTTGTGCGCTTGCCTGGGTGTAGTGCAGTGCAAAGTGCAGGCTAATGTGAGTGTAAAACATGCAGCGTTTTCTTGAGGAAATGATTTGGAAAAAGCCCTAAACCCCAACCAGTCTTACAGGCTGGCCAGCGGAGGGCTTCACTGAAGTGTCAAAATACTACATGACGAGCAAACTGCTTTTCTATAATAAAAGCTGGTTATTTTGCACACTTACCTTTATCGTCTAAGCTAAGACAGTCTTTAAGAAGTGATTAAGCTCCAAGTTGCACGTTATGAAACGACAAGCTTCAAAACAAGTCAATGCAAGATTAAATCCCAGGCTTCTAGTAGTGTCACAAACTTACGGGTTGTTACACGCAGAAAGCTTTTAACGCCAGTTCCTTGCCTCATAAATAATGATACAACTTTCTATATACAACTGATGGGTAGCAGAAGCAACATCTGTCTGTAGAGCAGTGGCTGTACTTGTGACCCTGTTGATGTTCCTCGTCAGGTAATCTCTACAGCAGGCACATCCAGATAGATGGAGAGATGTTGGCCATTCAAGTGCAAGATACTCCAGGAGTTCAGGTGAGCAGTATGCAGCCATACAGTTTACCAAAGCAGCTTTACATTTGTCTGCGCTTGTGTTCCCCTGCACGAGCATACTGTTATGGTCTcttctagaaatattttgttgtccATTTCAGAGTTTGGCCCTCTGTGTGGGAGAGGTGGTAACTTGCATTTTAAGCAGTCAAGCCAGATGTGTTGGGAGCCTGTAGTATGctggcagcaaaagaaaaaaaaccaacttgttTTCACGAACCATTTGTACGTTGGAGGCCCATTACTTTTGAGTGGCTGAAttactgaagtgttttattCCTGTATGTCAGGAATGTTAAGACACAAAACCGGAAACAATTCTGTGCAAATAAGGTACATGGGGAAGAAAATGTCATGACGGCTGCCCAACAAGCTTCATAAATACACGCTATAGAAAGTGAAGTCTGTATTGTGGCTGTGCTCATTGGTGTGTCACAAGTTAGTTTTGAATGTATAGACCTGAGTAATGCTGGATTGTTGCCTTTTTGAACTGGGCAACACTCCAGGTCTAAGTGCTTCCAGCTCATATCTTTGCTTCCCCAGACTTACTGTCTAGCCAGTTAATTTCCCATTCTGTGGAACTACAAAGTCTTTCTCTGCATGCAGAACTACTCGGGTCAATTTTCCATTTGAGTATAGCAAACTCCAGTGTTAAATTCCAGCTTTTTGCAGCTGAATCAACATAGGCATTTATTCGTCACGCTTAGATTGTTTGCACTTACAATGTGAAATGCAAATGTATGTGTCTGAAGCTGTAAAATGCTATTTGGCTTTATAGATTCTTAAGGACAGGTTCCTTTAATCTTTTATGACTTCAGCTATCTAATTTGAGACCATTCATTTTTCAGATCCATGAACACAGTCTGGATTGTAACGAGCAGCTGAACAGATGCATTCGCTGGGCAGATGCCCTGGTGATtgttttctccatcacagaCTATAAGAGCTACGAACTACTCGGTCACCTTTACCATCATGTTCGACAGTTGCATCCAGGAAATGCAGTCCCTGTTGTCATTGTTGCAAATAAAGCTGATCTCTTGCATATCAAAGAGGTGGAGCCTCAGCAGGGACTTCAGCTGGCCAACATGCTGGGCTGTACTTTCTATGAAGTATCTGTCAGTGAAAACTATAACAATGTCTTCAATGCCTTCCATCTCCTCTGTAAAGAAGTCAGTAAACAGCAAACAACCAGCACCCCCGAGAGAAGGAGAACCTCTCTCATTCCACGGCCAAAATCGCCTAACATGCAGGATCTGAAGAGAAGGTTTAAGCAAGCTTTGTCTGCCAAAGTGAGGACTGTCACTTCTGTCTGACAGCAGAGCCGCTGGTCTGCCCAGTGTTTAGCCTGAGACTGAAAGCTGGAGTGTTTAACACTGGCACATCTAGAGTCTAAGGCATTGTGAAAGGAAGATGGTTCAGGTAGCCTTTTCCAGGGCTGTAGTCCTTAAGCAGTTCATTAAAACAGGAACAGTGGcagatgggaaaaggaaaaaaaaaaaaaaaccaacaaaaaacaacacaaaacaaaactcaaaccCTCTTGAAATAGTTCTAGGATGTGACTTgcagaacaaatattttcatttggaaaaggaaCTTTTCAGTAAATGAAACAAGCTTTCAGTTTGCCTTTTCTCCAGTCAGACAGATTTGGTCTTCGTTTGTGCAGAAACAACCTTTTAGCTGTAACTCAACTTGTACTTGAGCAAGGAAACCCTGAACTGCAGTTCACTGTTAAGAAATAACCACTTGAGTCTTGCAAAGGACAGCATGATGcatctgtttaattttattgcaCAGTAGAACTGTTTTATTTCCCATGTATTTCAAAACAACTAAGCAAACATGAAACTTCTGTAAAAGTAAGTGGACAGGACTGGGTATTGAGACTGTAAACAATGgtcctttattattttttttttactagctaTGTTATTGCTGACAACTTGACCAGATTCTTTGTATGCAAAACTATTGTCTGCAGGGTGTAAACATATCTAATTACAAGTAACTTGTGGGGTTTttactgtctgaaaaaaaaattactgtccAGACTAAATGATCCAACATGGAACTTGTGAGGAATGAGTGTGGAGTTGGAGTGACAGTCCATTATAACTGCCAGTCTAAGACACttgtctccctctttctctctcccccttctctcctGCGTGCAGTAGGCACAGAGGGAGGGTGGCTGTGGTTCAGCACGGTGTGAAGCATGACTGGCTCcaggcagtgaagctggtgggTTGTTCTGAGCTGAGTCAGTCCCTATTCATCTTTAAATACATGGCagatttttatatgtatatatataacttTTCCTTCTACATTGAGCCAATGGAGTTCAAAGCCTAAGGGCCTTATACACATGCACTTTAAAAAGCCAGCTGTGCTTTTGtttaaactgtaatttatttattttgtgtacaGTTACTCCTCCTAGGGAGTGGACTTTTCATTCTTACTGCCTGGTTCAACATTAAATTTTTGAATTGCATGTTTTCTTGTGTGTTCTTCGGGTGGGAAACAATGGGCAATTACCAGTGAAATGTTGAGACAAAGTTTTTTCAGAGTACTTAAGATAGATTGCAGAAACAGTAAGGCAGCCTTTCCTGCATATACTGTTGCTTTGTTAGCATAAAgtgggggcggggaggggggcacggctttcacagctgctttaCAACTTCCTTTTAGGAGAGGAACTGAATAAGGCAGAGgcctttcaaattaaaatggagTTCTTCATTTGCCCTTGTCAAAAAAATCCTGTGAGAAAGGAATGGTGAGAGGTAGGTTAAAATCCGGAAGAACAGCAAGTCTTTGAAGTGACTGCTACTttctccttggaaaaaaaaaaaaaggaaactttatGTATTGAACTATATCACAATGAAGAACTTAATCAAATTGCAAGTCTTCAACTATTTTATTCATGCTTAAAGTAGCTTTACCGAGAGCCTTCCTGAGGAGGCTGTTGTGCTGGGACTAGGGTGACTGTTGCACAAGCCCACCTGGTTAGCACACAGCTGTAATGCCTGGTGCAGGGAAACCCTGATGAGGCGGTGGTGATGATGATTTTTTTGACCATGAGCTACTAGCCAAGTGGCTTAGGACTAGACTTGCAAACGCAACTGAGCTTATCCTTCCAGTCTGAGCTTACTACCAGATATTGGTTAGCTTATTAATATAGTAGTAAACCCATTTGCCAAGGGTGGCTTTGTGTCTCCTCTTCCTACCTTTTGAGTGCTAGTGTCATATGCAGAAGACTCCTTGCTGTGGCTCTGCACTTAATCAAGCAAAGTCTCTTCTGTGCTCTTCCTACTCACATGTAGgcaggagatttttttcctctcctggcCTTTTTCCTGAGCATGGGCTATAGGCTACAGCTATTTCCCACAAATAACGAGCTAACCATCACTCTAGGGCCGCTGGAAAGACTGTGCTCCAGTCCTGGCCCAGAAGAGCAGCAGGCTTTTGTGACCATCTTCTTTCATATCTTCAGCTACTTGAGCATGAGATGGTGCCTCAGTCCCAGCATCCATTGTCACAGCTGTGGCCCCACCAGCTGAAAAGATTCCTCCAAAGTGTGTGTGAGGGCCTGTAAAACCAGTCTGCCTTGGAGAAGCTACTTGACCCATCCGAAGTGCAAGAGCGCCAGTGCCTGCTTAGACTCCCCCTTATCGCTGTCCTAGACAGTGTGTCGTTAGATGGCCAGGTCAGAGACCTGCGAGCATCTGACAAAAGACAGGTGAGGGAGAGAAGACCACAACTGTCAGGCTACCTCATCTCAGGAAAGCAGTTGCATTTCAGAGGTGTAAAGCACCTGAACTCACTGGCCAGCGATGGCCACTGGACAATGACAGCCTTGCTGCTACCAGCAGGGTGCAGAAAACCTTCTAGGCCACCTCCCAAGACAGAAGGTCTAGGTTGTTAGGGGCAatcaaaaaacacaaaagaaaaaggggttGCAGGAATATGTCGGTCCTGGCATGTGTAGCCCTGTGTACTAGGAGAAAAGAAGATGTATGAGGTTTGGCACTGTAAGAGCATTGCTTTATTGATTAGTGAATTTACAAAACGTCCATATTCTACAATTAAACAGTacagaaggacagaaaagaaaccaagagaCTGGCTATTTGCTTTCCAGTTGCTCTGTTCAAACTATTTCTTGAGCTTTTAACATTGCAATCTCataatatttctcattttttatagCACAAAGTTCCATTCTATAGTCATTCTTATAAAATTCTCTTCCATAAAGGCAACATTGTCCATGCTTTATAATCGGTCCATTGTTTCCTTCCAGCCActcaaaagcaaatgtaaatCAAAATGCACCCTTTTCTGAAGGCCATTATAAACATTTAAGAGAACATACTCTAGCTAGTGAACAAAGGTTAAAAAGCTGCTTCCCATTTAATCTACTTCTTTGACATAATAAAGAATGCTATGGTAGAGTGAATGTCACTTACAATTTCACATTCACAGTGTAAGCTGTAGTCATAGCATCCCTTGGATGAAGCAAGAGGATGCAGCTTTAGAGCTCCACCATTTTACGCTGCAATTTGGAAGTCTTGGTGCTATACACAATCACAGTCTctgttggctgctgcttttttaccACAGACTGTAGCAAATTTTTATAAAGGAGAATTACATAACTGAATTTGATAGCAGCTCTTTCACaatcataaattaaaaataaaagctgttctCTAGCCACGCTGTTCAGAAGTCTAGCTCAAGGAAGAATCTGCGCTATGGGCCCTTGAAAATGAGATtgtgcttccccccccccgcctctttttcttttttaaatacatgtgaGTGGAGGATTTTTCCAGGGTTATCATCAAACGATCACAGCCCATATGTCCTCCTGTGTAAACCTACAGAGAAATGTGCCATCAGAAACAGTCTTTTCTCCCGGGACTGCGGGTGGAGAAACTAAAGCAGGAAActggaagcagagagagaagcagccACGCAACCTAGCCCTTGAGTCTGGCTCTCTGCTTCTCTGCGGCTACCAGTCCAGCTGGGAGAGCATCCCTGGAAGATGCTCTGCTGGCTAAATCAGGGCTGTGCTCCATGGCCTCTCCAGGGTGAGGGATGAAATAAGAGCAGAGGCTGTTAACGCTGTATAAGGCACATGTGTTTTGCAAGGTTGCCTGACAGAGGGGGTGGATTTTGCTAGCCTTTCACTTCCTCAGGAGCATTTCCCACCAGAAGCAACCCCAGTGAAACCATCAGGAACACTCAGAGAAAAAAGTACTGCTTGGGGAGGACAAACTCAGCATCACCTGACCCTCAGATGCTCCTTTTCTAGGGAATTACTACAAACGATGATACTTGGCCATGCCAGGCAGGGTTGGGTTGGATTCAGCACTGCACGGTGC
This genomic interval from Falco peregrinus isolate bFalPer1 chromosome 2, bFalPer1.pri, whole genome shotgun sequence contains the following:
- the RASL11B gene encoding ras-like protein family member 11B, which translates into the protein MRLTQGMCTIAECAPGGEGCPAARPRLVKIAVVGGSGVGKTALVVRFLTRRFIGDYERNAGNLYSRHIQIDGEMLAIQVQDTPGVQIHEHSLDCNEQLNRCIRWADALVIVFSITDYKSYELLGHLYHHVRQLHPGNAVPVVIVANKADLLHIKEVEPQQGLQLANMLGCTFYEVSVSENYNNVFNAFHLLCKEVSKQQTTSTPERRRTSLIPRPKSPNMQDLKRRFKQALSAKVRTVTSV